Within Micromonospora parathelypteridis, the genomic segment CCTTCCGGCCGCAACCCGGGGCACCCGTCGGAGCGTTGTTCACCAGACGGGTGGAAGGAATCCAAGATGATCCTCGGGTCGATGGCACCGCGCCGGCGGTGGCTGCTGCTGGGCCTGGTGGCCCTCGCCGCCGTCGCGTTGATCGCGGGCGGCGCGGTGGTGATCACCCGACTGACCGGCGACAGCAAGCCCGGCGGAACCCCGGTCGCCGGCTCACCGACCCCGTCACCGATCAGCACGCCCACCCCGAGCCCGAGCGGCCCACCGCCGGGCGCGGACATCACCGGCCCGCTCAACCTGCTGCTGGTCGGTGTGGACACCCGGGTCAGCGTGCCCGGGTGGGAGCCGCACGCCGACGCCGTCCTGGTGCTGCACGTACCCAAGGGGTTGGGTCAGGCGTACCTCTTCTCCCTCCCCCGCGACCTGCTGGTGGACATCCCGGCGTTCCCGAAGGCTGGCTACAAGGGCGGCAAGACCAAGCTCACGCACGCGATGAGCTTCGGCAGCCGGGTGCCGGGCAAACCCAAACAACCAAGCACGGCCCAGGGGTACGAGCTGTTGCGCAGCACGGTCAGCGGATACACCGGGCTGCGCATCGACGCCGGCGCGGTGCTCACGTTCAACGGGTTCGACAAGTTGGTCGACAGCCTCGGCGGGGTGGACATCTACGTCGACCA encodes:
- a CDS encoding LCP family protein; its protein translation is MILGSMAPRRRWLLLGLVALAAVALIAGGAVVITRLTGDSKPGGTPVAGSPTPSPISTPTPSPSGPPPGADITGPLNLLLVGVDTRVSVPGWEPHADAVLVLHVPKGLGQAYLFSLPRDLLVDIPAFPKAGYKGGKTKLTHAMSFGSRVPGKPKQPSTAQGYELLRSTVSGYTGLRIDAGAVLTFNGFDKLVDSLGGVDIYVDQRVASLHRRPDGKYRESAPGGYTGPQQVYEKGNQHLNGWQALDYARQRYITGGDYARQRHQQQLIRALTRKILDEGLARQPERVDQVVAALGDTLVYAGGPRIVDVAYALGGVPENRFTLVGLPGSGVGKGSAYRGEQLTTDGRKFITELRAGRADAYLAAHPTLVVKN